One Ferribacterium limneticum genomic window, GCGCTACCTCCCAAGGAAAAGATCGCACACCACCTGCAGCACATCGCTGAGCAACGACGCGAAGCCGCGTTGCCGCCGCCGCCGGACATGCCCCACCGGATACCTGGCCTAGCCGAGCGATTTCACGCCTCAATTGTCCAGGACGTGAAGCTGGACTATCCGCAGCTGCGGTACGAGATCCGTGCGTGCGAACTCGAGCTTCTCAAGGGTGCCGGCTACGACACACGAGACCTGGCAGCCAGACACCAGAAATGGCAGGCGCTTCCTTGGCAATGGCGCCATCTGGATGAGCCTCTTTCTGCTGATGCGAAGGCACTCATTGACGACATTCTTTTTGATATGTAACCGAGGACAACATCATGGATACAAAATACACTCCGAACGCCGGTGAGCAGCAGCTGCTTGGTGACTTCAATAGTCGAATGAGCGACATCAATCGAGTTGCGCAGAATACCGGCCTCGCCATCCTGCCCGATCACATGCAGGAAAAGCCGATCAACGCTGCCTCTCTGGCCACGATGTCTGAGGACGAACGAAACAACGCCGAGAAGACCAAGCGCTGGGCGCTTGAGGATCTGCAGGAGAAAGCTACTGGCCCGCGTTCCCGACGCGCGATGGCTCCGGCCATCAATGCAGCGACCAGTGAGTACAGCAAGCTCTTCGGCTTCGCGGAGGGTGGCAAGCCTGAAACAGCGGATGAGCTGATGGCCCGCATCAACGCCAAGTACGGTGTCGCCGGTAACACGCAAGCAGCACCGGCCCCCGCTGCGGTAGCTCCAGCACCGCAACCTCAAGCACAGCCTGAACGCCAACCAGGGGGCATGCTGCTGCGCGCCGCCGGTCTCCTTGGGAGCCGTAAGCAACAGATCGAGAAAGCGATCAACGGTTACGCCGGGGGCGGTGAGCTCAACGACGACCAACTTGCTGAACGGTCAGTCAACGCAGTCGATCGTCGGCGTCTAATCCAGCACCGCCAAAAGCAAAATGCCGAGATCGAGCAAGCGGTCAAGGTCAAAGCTCACGCCAGGGGCGGCAAGATCAAAGGCCCGGGCACGCCGACCTCCGACAGCATCCCGGCCAAAGTGCCGGAGACCGGGGAAGATATTTTGGTCTCGACCGAGGAGCGCATTCTGTCCAAGGAGCAGGATGACCTGCTGCTGCGCATCGCCAAAGCGATGGGCTTCGAGACAGTCGACCAATTGCTCGAGAGCGGCACCGGTAAGCCGGTTGGTCCGACCCTGAGACAAGGTAAGGCCGCCGCTGCCACCGGCATGGCACCCACAGAGGAGACTCTCCATAACGGTCCGTACACCGGTGATGGCGCCTCCCTGGTCAAGGACTTCAAGGGCTGGCAGTCAAACAAGATCGCCGAGACGAACGCGAAGATCGACCTCGCTACCGGCAAGACGCCGCAAGCCAGCTACAGCAACGAAGGCCGCTCAGTCCCCGCTCCCGTGACCGCCCCTGAGCAGCATCCTGTGACTGTTCCGGCCAGTCGTGCATCCACGGCACCCGCTCCGGCGGCTCGGGTGCCTGGCGCCAAGCTGTTCAGCAATCTGCCGGATGGTGTAGTTGCAGTCGACAGCTCGGCCGCTGCCCTGATCGACCAGAAGAACAGCACCTACAACCCGGCACGTCAGCTCGAGAACATGCAGCGCTTGCGCCTGACCTCCGACGCGACCGACCCGACGATTACCGACCCGAATGTCCGTGCCCAGGCCGTGCAAGGCCTGGTCATCCTGAACGCAGGGCGAGCTGGGGCGGATACCAGCGCCTTGGCACAGGAAAACATCAACCAGGCTCGCACTGGTTCAGAGATGCGAAGCAAGCTGCTCGATCCGAACACGCCGCCGGAAGAGCGCTCGCGGATGATTCAGACGCTGCAGGCGATCAACGGCAAGGCCGATAGGCCCACCAACTTGCAGGTGCACGACCTGGAGGTTCCTCTCGATGAGAAGCAGCCCCTGCTTGGCATGCGCAAGCAACCGCACTCATTCAATCCGATGACGGGGGAGTTCAAGCCGCTGCAGTCTCAACAGCAGGCGAGCGACCCGATGTCCCAAGCGAAAGCAGCAATAGCCCGTGGAGCAGATCGGGCAGCTGTAAATGCCCGCCTGAAGGCGATGGGCTTTCCGGAGGTGAAATGATGGGTGCTTTCGACGATCTGATCCCTCAAGCAATTGGCGATAACGCCTTCGCAGATCTTGAACCGGGTGCCAAGCTGCGTGGGGAAAAGCCAGCTGATGGTGGTTTTGTTGCCTCGGCCAAGCAGTCGGCCGGCAGTCTCATCCTTGGCGCCGGTCAGTTCGGCGCTGACTTCTTGCCCGGTGTCAGCCAGGACAATGTGCTGAAACGTTACGGTCAGGAGGTGATCGACGCCAACCCGACCGCGGTGCACAGCCTGTCCGACATTGCAGACCAGCCGCTGACTGCAGTCAAGGAGGCCACCGGCAACGCGGCCGGTTCGATGGCCGGTATCGTCGGCTCGCGCCTACTTGGCCAGGGCATCACGGCCGCGGCACCGCTGACCGGCCCGGCCGCCCCTGTGGTTGCGGCAGTCGGCCAGGGTATCTCGTTGCTCGGCCCCTACGCCGCTGCAGCACTGCCCAGCTTCGGCAGTATCCGAGAGAACCAGGGCGGCGATACCCCGGAAGATAAAGCCATCGCCGCACTCGGCGCCGGTACGGTGGGCCTGATCGAAAACAAGTTCGGCCCCCAGGAGTGGGCGCTGTCGGCCATGACCAAAGGCGGGCGTGACCAGTTGGCCGAGAAGTTCGCAGCCAAGACATTGACCGGCAGCATCGCCAAGGGTGTCGGCACGGGTGCCACCGTCGAGGGCGCCGAGGAGCTGGTCCAGAACCCGATTGAGCAACTCGCCAGTTACCAAGACCCGCGCACCCCGGAGAACATCGCTGATACCGCCTTTGGCGCGACTATGGGCGCTATCGGGGGCGGTGTGGTTGGCGGGCCAATGGCTGGCCTGTCGCACCGTCCGCAGCCGGTCACTGTGCCGCGTCAAGATGGCACGGGGAGCGTTGCTCTTGACCCGGCGAATGGCGTGATCAGCGCGGCCGCAGCAGAGCATGTTAGCCGCACGCAGACGACTGAAGACCTTTTCGGCGACCTCGCACCGGCCGCCCCCATTGCGAGTGCGCTCGATCCCCTGGTCGGTGTACCGGAGACAGGCGACCCGTTCGCTGATCTAGTATCGGTGGATCAGGCTGCATCAACCGGCCCTCTGCAGGAGTTCGCCAGCCAGGTTGAGGCCGTGGATCTGTCCGAGGCACAACGCCTTGTTCAGCAGAGTCGAGACGCCGGCAGCGACCACCTGGCCGTGATCGAGCATCCGGCTGGAGGTGGGTTCATCGCCGCACCTCGGGAATGGCTGAACGCTGACCAGGTGCAGGCTACCCGGGCTCTGCAACCTAGCAATGTTCTACTAAAACCGGAGCAAATTAGTATACCGAATGGCACGGCCCCATGGGGCTGGGAAGGCTTTCAGTCCGGCGATCGCGTGACAACCAAGGCTGGTACGACTGGCACACTGCATTTTGACGATACCCGGACGGTTGCCTATGTCACACCGGACAAGCTGAATGGTGGGGCCATCAATCCAGATGCTGGCAAGACGACTGCGAAAGCCAAAGGCGCGTTCTCCGTAACGCCGGCCGAAGTCGGCAAGTCAGTCGACCATGCCGCCAGCCAGGCCAACACCGCCCCCAGTGAAGCGCAGATCACAGCTGGCAATTACCAGAAGGGCCACATCAAGGTGGGCGCGCTCGATATCGCCATTGAGAACCCTGTCGGCTCGACCCGCGCCGGCCTCGGCTGGCAGACCACCATGCGGGACCACTATGGCTACATGAAGCGGACTGAGGGCGCAGACGGGGATCAGGTCGATGTTTACGTGAAGGCCGGCACGCCGACCAATCACACCGGCCCAGTCTTCGTCATTGATCAGTTCGATCCGGCTACCGGTAAGTTTGACGAACACAAGGCGATGGTCGGATATCGGTTCCAGGGTGCTGCTATCAGGGCCTACGATGATCACTTCAGTGATGGATCTGGTCCGAAACGCCGCCATGGGGTGGTCAGGATGACCGCCGAGCAGTTCAATGACTGGGCGAAGAACGGCAATACACAGGCACCAGCCGCCGCCCCCCGTGGCCAGGAACTCAAATCTACTCCAGCCGCCATCCAGGATTTCGGCGAGAAGGTTGGCGGTGCCCGCAAGGATATCGCTCAGCCGCTCGGCCCGAAGCCTAAGGCCGTAGCGCCAGCCGTCTCTGAGCCAGGCTGGCGCAGGCGCTTCTCTGCAGTACAGAACATGCTGCGCAGTGAGCCAACCTGGAACCTGTTCGATACAAAGACCAGCAAGCCAGTTCGCGGTGCCGAGTTCAAGTCCGAGCAAGAGGCCAAGGACGCAATCCCGATGATCGCTGTCGCCCTGAAGCACCGCGTGACCAGCACCGGCGAGGGCTTCGAGATTATGCGCGACGTGACCGACCGCAAGCGGATCAAAGTGGTCGACCAGGTTTTCCCTAGCCGGGATGCCGCCATGAAATACATGGCCGAGCATGCTGCCGAGATCGTCGAGACCAAGACCAGTTTCCGCGAGGAACTGTTCGCCAAGCCGGAAAAGGTGATGCGCCAAGGATCTGAGCGCCGTACCGGTAAGGCCACCGCCGAGGACTTCACCAAGACCTTTGGCTTCCGTGGTGTCGAGTTCGGCCTGTGGAACAACCAGGATGAGCGCCAGGAGGTGATGAACCACGCCTACGACGGTTTGCTGGATCTCGCCGACGTTCTGGACGTGCCGCCCAAGGCGCTGAGCCTGAATGGCGATCTGGCACTGGCGTTCGGCGCGCGCGGCCAGGGCCTGTCTGGTGCCGTCGCTCACTACGAGCGCAGCTACGGCGTGATCAATTTGACCAAGATGCAGGGCGCTGGCGCACTTGCTCACGAGTGGTTCCATGCGGCCGATCACTACTTTGGCCGGCAGGATGGCAAAGCGAAGAGCTTCAAGGAGCAGAACAAGCGAGGCGATCTGGTCTATCCGACCGACGGCCCAAGCGATTACGCCAGCCACGGTTTCCGTGTTCGCAACTCCGGTGTGCGCGAGGAGGTGCGAGCCAAATATCAGGCGCTGCTCCAGACCATGTTCACGAAGGCAGAGAAGTACGTCGAGGACACCGCCAAGGCGGAGAAATTTGTAGGCAGCAGCCGGGATTCTCTGGTTCGCAGCCTGACTGGCATGCGCAAGCAATTGGAGAGTGTTCCGGACTGGGTGAAGCGCAACAACAAGCCGGCCACCGCCGCGCAGCTCGCCGAGTTCGACCGCCTGGCCGCGGATATTATCGACGGCAAAGCCTTCGAGCTCGAGGTCAGATCCACCGAGCCGAAGCGTGGCCAGCGGTTCGGCAACATCCGCCTCTCGAATGACGTGCTTGATGCACTGAGCAACCTGTTCAAGTCCGTGCGCGGACGCAGTGGCATGAATGCCGAGAAGACCGGTGTTGTCGATGGCATCCGCAGCGATATGCGCCGCTACGCTGACCGGGTGAAGATGCTTGAGGATGCACGCAGCTCCAACGAGAAGATCAAGCAGGTGCCCACCAGCTATGCCATGGACGCCAAGCGGATCGACCAAGGCAGCGCGACCGACTACTGGACCACTGAGCATGAGATGGCCGCCCGGGCGTTTTCTGCCTACGTTGAGGACAAGATCAGCGAGCAGGGCGGCCGCTCAGACTTCCTGTCCTATGGCAGCAACAACAGCATGCCTCAGTATCGGATTTTCAATGTCCGGCCGTTCCCGGAGGGTGCGGAGCGAGCAGCTATCAACCAAGGCTTCGACCAGCTTTTCGAAACGCTGCAGACCCGCGTGACTGAGAGGGGCGTGCAGCTCTTCAACCAGGTGAGAGGATCGGCATCGAGTTTCGATGGGCAGCTCTTTGGCGCCATCACATTCGGGGCAAGCCTCGACAACGTGTTGATCGCTATCAGCCAGCGCTCGGCAACACCGTTCAATCGGGAGTTGGCCACCTTGCTGCTGGACCAGAAGCTCGAAACGACCATCAAGACCGCAGCGCATGATGGGGAGCACGCCGGCGGCTACAACCCGAAGGCCAACTTGATCACGCTTATGCAGGAGGAAGAGGCGGAGGCAACGATTCTCCATGAGCTGATGCACGCCGCGACCTACAAGGCGCTGTCGAATAAATCGGTGGCCTCGGCTGCCATGCGTGCCCTCTTGCGCGAGGTTCGTGGCCATCTGGGCCTGGATAGCCATTACGGCCTGAGCACGGTCCATGAGTTCGTTGCTGAGGCCTTCAGCAATCCGGAGTTTCAGTCTGCCTTGAAGTCGATCCAGGTAAAGCCGAGTGGCATCAAGGGGAAAATCAAGGATGCCTGGGGACGGTTTGTCAGTAACGTTCGGATGATCCTTGGCCTGCCGCGCGAGCAGGAGACGGCGCTGGGCAAGGCGCTCGAGCTCGGTGTCCGGTTGATGAAGGAGAACCAGAGCGCCCCTCTGCGGAATTACCTTGGCGAGATCGTCTTCAACAAGGGGAAGGCGGCAGTTGAAGATCGTCTCACCGCCCGTGACTGGATCAACCACCAATTTGCCAATCAGCGGAGCTGGGCGCTCGGCGCGCTCACCCGTGACCAACTGGCCGACATCTACGGTGGCCGCATGCCAGAGGTCAAAGAGTTCGATCGGGTCGTGCAGGCCATGGATCAGGCTCGCAATACCATCGCCGAGCAGGCCGATACGATTATCGAACGGTGGCGCAAGCTACCAATTAAGACTGCAGACACCCTGGCCGGCATCATGCACAGTGCCACGCTCGAGCAGTTCGACCCGGACATCAAGACCCGGGACGATGTAGCCACCCCTGAGCAGTCGATCCTCCTGAAGGACTGGGCTGCCTTGCCGGATGAGGCCAAGCAGCTTTATCGCGACGTTCGCGACCAGTACGCGGGCACCCTGGCCAAGCTGCGCAACGGCCTGAGCAAGAGGGCAGCGCGCGCCGGCAGCGCTGGCCAGCGTATTGCCGCCGAGATCCGGCTGCAGTTCGACAAGTACTTGGCCGAAGGGCCTTACTTCCCTCTCGCCCGCTTCGGTGATTTCATCCTGATCGCCGACAAATTTGGGCAGCGCATCGTCGAGGCCTTCGAGAGTTCTGCAGCACGGGAGAAGCGCGCCCGTGGTCTGCGGGTCCAGGGCTGGACTACCAAGCTGACCGCCAAGAAAGCTTACAGTGCCGCCAAAGATGGTCCGGCCGGTGAGTTCGTCGGTGATGTCCTGAAGTTGGTCGATGGCCTGGAAATCGAGACCAAGGAGAAGGTTGGCCTGATGGATTCACTCAACCAGTTGGCGATCAGCGCCCTGCCGGACCAGTCGTATCGCCGCCACTTCACCCATCGCAAGGGCACGGCTGGCTTCAGCCAGGACGCCATGCGCGCTTTCGCCAGCTCGATGCAACACGTTGGCCACCACGTTGCCCGTGTGCTCCATGGCGACGAGCTCACGCTGCTCCTGGATGGCATGAACAAACGTATTTCCGAGACCGCCGGCGACGTCGATACCACCGTACAGCAGCAGGTGGCCAACGAGCTGGCCAAGCGCCTGGATCTGATGATGAACCCGAACACCCACCCGGTGACGGCACTCGCTGGCCAGGTCGGTTTTGTGATGTCGCTAGGCGGCAGTGTTGCCTCGGGGCTGACCAACCTCAGCCAGACACCGCTGGTCACTTTCCCGTTCCTTGGTGCCAAGTTCGGTTTTGGCCAGGCCTCTGCAGCGCTGACCAAAGCGAGCAAGGACTATTTTGGCGGGAAGTGGGACAAATGGTCCGGCTTCGTGCTGAAGGACAACAAGGCACTGAGCGCAGACGAGCGGCGTGCGTTGCAGCAGCTCGAGGACGCAGGCCTGGTGAACCTGACACAGGCCCACGATCTGGCCGGCACGGCGAACACCGACAGCTCCTCGAGCGCCAAGTCCTTCGCCATTAACCGCGCCATGAAGATCGTAGGCTGGACCTTCCATCTTCCCGAGGTTTTCAATCGCCAGGTCTCGGCTCTGGCTGCCTATCGCCTGGCACGCGACAAAGGACAGGGCCATGAAGCTGGTGTCGAGGTGGCACGCCAGGCATTGATCCGCAGCCACTTCGATTACTCCGGCTCAAATCGTTCGCGCTGGATGGCCGGCAACTTCACTCGCGTGGTGACCATGTTCAAGCAGTACAGCCAGAACATGACTTACCTGCTTTGGCGCAATGCCTACCAGTCGTTGAAAGGTGAATCCCCGGAGGTGAAACGCGAGGCCCGCCGGATGCTGCTCGGCCTGGCAACGATGCACTTCGCCGCGGCCGGAGCGCTGGGCATGCCGCTCGGCGTGTTCGGCGTCACGCCGCTGCTCGGCCTGCTAGCAATGGGCATGGGCTCAGAAGATGAGCCGTGGGACTGGCAAGTCGAGTTCCGCAACATGTTGGCCGACCTGTTCGGCAAGCAGGCGGGTGAGGCCATCGCCCATGGTCCGCTGCGGGCGCTCACCGGTGTCGACTTCGCTTCTCGTGTCGGGCTGGGCGATCTGTGGGTCCGTGCGCCGCAGGCTGACAAGGAGGGACGCGATGCTGTCGAGGCCTGGATGCTGACCTTGCTGGGACCGGTGGCTGGCTACGCGGGGAATATCGGCACGGCAGCCAAGGCCTTCGATGAAGGCAAGGTCGGCCGGGGGTTCGAGGCCATGCTGCCCAAGTTCATCGCTGCGCCGATCAAGGCTGCTCGATATGAGACGGATGGCGTGAAGAGCTGGAGCGGTGACGACCTCGGCGTGCCTCTTGATGGGGGTGACATCTTCGCCACGGCGATGGGCTTCCAACCGGCTCAACTGGCTGAGATGTACGAGGGCAGGGCGGCTATCAAGGGTAGGGAGGGCAAGCTGACCGCCAGGCGCGAGGAGATCGCCAATATGTTCGTGGCCGCAGCTCTGGCCGGCGATCGGGATATGCAGGTCGAAGCGATGGGGGCGGCGCAGAGGTTCAGTCAGGCCAATCCGAGCATTAGGCTGACGGCGGATTCGCTACATCGGAGCCTGCAGGCCAAGGTGCGGAGTCAGGCGATGATCAAGGATGGGGTCTTTTTGCAGAAGCGCCGCCAGGATCTGAGGGCAGAGGGGCGGTTTGCGAACGTGGAATGAAGAAAGCCGGGGTGACCAGGCTTTCCTTTACCGTTGATGCCGTCGGCGTGCAGCCAGCACCAAAAGCCCGAGCGCAGCCAGCAGGGGCGTACCGGGCTCAGGAACCGCGAACAACGTCACGTTGTCGATGCCGATCTTCTCGTTGCCGTAGGCGCTGTAACTGCCACGGATGAACAGGCCGTCGAGAGAGTCCAAAACATCGACCATCTGCTGTTTTGTGGGCTGTAGGGCACTTCCTTCAATAACCCAAGAAGCCGTCAATCCATGCTCTTGGCTAGTGCCGGTCTCGTAAAGTGGCACAACATGATTTGTCCAGATGTTGTTGATGTTCATATCGGTGTAAGCCAGTCGCAACCCGGCTCCGCTGAGAATCAGCTCAGGGTAGCCACCCAGCAATACATTTTCATAGCCCACGAAGCGCTTAATGTCGTACGAAAGAAAACTTCCGTATGCCTCTGCAGCGTTCGCCAAGTAGCTAGTGGGCGCTACGAAATAGAATGGCTCGCTGATGAAGTCAGCGGAGCCAACACCTTTGGAGCGGCCAAAGAAATATCCACCGGGGGCCCCATCTGCAGGCTCATATCCTGAGGCCAGGGTCAGCCCTGTCGTTGTCCAGCCCTCGGTTCCAGAGTTGAAATCTGAGGAGGCAACCTGAACCACCCCTCCGAATGCGAGCGCTGGCGCAGCGAGCAGAGAACAGACGAGGATCTGAAGGGATTTCAAGTGGGCTCCGCAGACGGTAATGGACGAGAACGAACAAACTCAGCCAATATACGGTGCGCGCCTACTTGTTGCTATATGACAAAAGTAATACTCGGGATCTATGTGCGGACGCTACGCCCTCAACACCACAGCCACTGAGCTGATCGAGCACTTCCAGCTACTCTCCTGCCCAGAGTTTGGCCTGCGCTACAACATCGCCCCGGCCAGCCAGATCCCGGTCATCCGCTTCAAGCCTGACACTGGCCGCGTCGGCCAATTGGTGAAATGGGGCTTGGTGCCATCCTGGGCTAAAGACCCGAGCATCGGCGCCAAACTGAACAACGCCCGGGGCGAGACCGTCTCCGAGAAACCATCCTTCAAGACCAGCTTTGCCAGGCACCGCTGCCTGATTCCGGCCAGTGGGTTCTATGAGTGGCAGACGGTGGCTGGCAAGAAGCGGCCGTACTACATTCACCCGACCGATGGAATGTTTGCCTTCGCCGGTCTGCTCGCCGCCTGGAAGGCACCTGGCGGCGAGACGCTGGTCACAACCTGCATCATCACCACAACACCCAACGAGGTCATGGTGCCGATCCATGACCGCATGCCGGTGATCCTGGAGGCGGAGGAGTACGACGCCTGGCTAGATCCTGGCAACCAGGACATCGAGGCGCTGAAGCTGTTGCTTAGACCGTGCAGCGCCGAAGGCATGACTGCTTATCCTGTCAGTTCTGCGATAAATAGTGGCAGAGTCGAAGGGCCAGAATGTGTTCAACATGTCGAAACGGGAGATGGGTCATGAGCTTGGATCGTAGGTCGGGGCTGGACCGACGGCGCCGGGACATCGGTCCACCTCGTGGCCAGGTCGAGCGTCGCCGAGGCAATCGCGTAGGTGAGGGCGGGTATGACGATGATGCTGCGCTGAAGATTGCTATGAAGGCCGTTCAGCTTTACGCAGAGAGCCACCCCAGGCCCGGTCACGTCACCCAAGAGCAGGCCGCCGAGATGCTTGGTATCTCCCGGGCAACGGTCAGCCGAATGGTTAAGTTCGGAACTCTCAAGCTGAATATGGTTGGCCGGATTCCAATGAGCGACATCGACAAGGCGCTGCTGGTAGATTGATGGGGCACCGATCCAGCCCGACGCGAGATCCCCGTTGATGTGTTGAATCTGGTTCGCGACGGCAACTAGCAAAAAGAAACGGCGACCCGAAGGCCGCCGTCCCTGCTCAGTCATGGCCCTTCCAGGAGCTGCCTGAGCACAATCAGGATAGAAAAGCCCCTCCTGATATCAATCGCTTATTTGTGATGGCTGCTCATCCATCGCATGGATCGCGTCCCTCAGTTTCTCGAACGCCGCGATTGCCGCTGCTTCGGATTCAAAATCCCCGATCAGGTCGTCGAACCACCCGTGCCCGTCAAAGTAGTCCGACTTCGAGCGATACGTCCCTGACCAAAGTTGCTCGTAGTGAC contains:
- a CDS encoding SOS response-associated peptidase, which produces MCGRYALNTTATELIEHFQLLSCPEFGLRYNIAPASQIPVIRFKPDTGRVGQLVKWGLVPSWAKDPSIGAKLNNARGETVSEKPSFKTSFARHRCLIPASGFYEWQTVAGKKRPYYIHPTDGMFAFAGLLAAWKAPGGETLVTTCIITTTPNEVMVPIHDRMPVILEAEEYDAWLDPGNQDIEALKLLLRPCSAEGMTAYPVSSAINSGRVEGPECVQHVETGDGS
- a CDS encoding PLxRFG domain-containing protein → MMGAFDDLIPQAIGDNAFADLEPGAKLRGEKPADGGFVASAKQSAGSLILGAGQFGADFLPGVSQDNVLKRYGQEVIDANPTAVHSLSDIADQPLTAVKEATGNAAGSMAGIVGSRLLGQGITAAAPLTGPAAPVVAAVGQGISLLGPYAAAALPSFGSIRENQGGDTPEDKAIAALGAGTVGLIENKFGPQEWALSAMTKGGRDQLAEKFAAKTLTGSIAKGVGTGATVEGAEELVQNPIEQLASYQDPRTPENIADTAFGATMGAIGGGVVGGPMAGLSHRPQPVTVPRQDGTGSVALDPANGVISAAAAEHVSRTQTTEDLFGDLAPAAPIASALDPLVGVPETGDPFADLVSVDQAASTGPLQEFASQVEAVDLSEAQRLVQQSRDAGSDHLAVIEHPAGGGFIAAPREWLNADQVQATRALQPSNVLLKPEQISIPNGTAPWGWEGFQSGDRVTTKAGTTGTLHFDDTRTVAYVTPDKLNGGAINPDAGKTTAKAKGAFSVTPAEVGKSVDHAASQANTAPSEAQITAGNYQKGHIKVGALDIAIENPVGSTRAGLGWQTTMRDHYGYMKRTEGADGDQVDVYVKAGTPTNHTGPVFVIDQFDPATGKFDEHKAMVGYRFQGAAIRAYDDHFSDGSGPKRRHGVVRMTAEQFNDWAKNGNTQAPAAAPRGQELKSTPAAIQDFGEKVGGARKDIAQPLGPKPKAVAPAVSEPGWRRRFSAVQNMLRSEPTWNLFDTKTSKPVRGAEFKSEQEAKDAIPMIAVALKHRVTSTGEGFEIMRDVTDRKRIKVVDQVFPSRDAAMKYMAEHAAEIVETKTSFREELFAKPEKVMRQGSERRTGKATAEDFTKTFGFRGVEFGLWNNQDERQEVMNHAYDGLLDLADVLDVPPKALSLNGDLALAFGARGQGLSGAVAHYERSYGVINLTKMQGAGALAHEWFHAADHYFGRQDGKAKSFKEQNKRGDLVYPTDGPSDYASHGFRVRNSGVREEVRAKYQALLQTMFTKAEKYVEDTAKAEKFVGSSRDSLVRSLTGMRKQLESVPDWVKRNNKPATAAQLAEFDRLAADIIDGKAFELEVRSTEPKRGQRFGNIRLSNDVLDALSNLFKSVRGRSGMNAEKTGVVDGIRSDMRRYADRVKMLEDARSSNEKIKQVPTSYAMDAKRIDQGSATDYWTTEHEMAARAFSAYVEDKISEQGGRSDFLSYGSNNSMPQYRIFNVRPFPEGAERAAINQGFDQLFETLQTRVTERGVQLFNQVRGSASSFDGQLFGAITFGASLDNVLIAISQRSATPFNRELATLLLDQKLETTIKTAAHDGEHAGGYNPKANLITLMQEEEAEATILHELMHAATYKALSNKSVASAAMRALLREVRGHLGLDSHYGLSTVHEFVAEAFSNPEFQSALKSIQVKPSGIKGKIKDAWGRFVSNVRMILGLPREQETALGKALELGVRLMKENQSAPLRNYLGEIVFNKGKAAVEDRLTARDWINHQFANQRSWALGALTRDQLADIYGGRMPEVKEFDRVVQAMDQARNTIAEQADTIIERWRKLPIKTADTLAGIMHSATLEQFDPDIKTRDDVATPEQSILLKDWAALPDEAKQLYRDVRDQYAGTLAKLRNGLSKRAARAGSAGQRIAAEIRLQFDKYLAEGPYFPLARFGDFILIADKFGQRIVEAFESSAAREKRARGLRVQGWTTKLTAKKAYSAAKDGPAGEFVGDVLKLVDGLEIETKEKVGLMDSLNQLAISALPDQSYRRHFTHRKGTAGFSQDAMRAFASSMQHVGHHVARVLHGDELTLLLDGMNKRISETAGDVDTTVQQQVANELAKRLDLMMNPNTHPVTALAGQVGFVMSLGGSVASGLTNLSQTPLVTFPFLGAKFGFGQASAALTKASKDYFGGKWDKWSGFVLKDNKALSADERRALQQLEDAGLVNLTQAHDLAGTANTDSSSSAKSFAINRAMKIVGWTFHLPEVFNRQVSALAAYRLARDKGQGHEAGVEVARQALIRSHFDYSGSNRSRWMAGNFTRVVTMFKQYSQNMTYLLWRNAYQSLKGESPEVKREARRMLLGLATMHFAAAGALGMPLGVFGVTPLLGLLAMGMGSEDEPWDWQVEFRNMLADLFGKQAGEAIAHGPLRALTGVDFASRVGLGDLWVRAPQADKEGRDAVEAWMLTLLGPVAGYAGNIGTAAKAFDEGKVGRGFEAMLPKFIAAPIKAARYETDGVKSWSGDDLGVPLDGGDIFATAMGFQPAQLAEMYEGRAAIKGREGKLTARREEIANMFVAAALAGDRDMQVEAMGAAQRFSQANPSIRLTADSLHRSLQAKVRSQAMIKDGVFLQKRRQDLRAEGRFANVE
- a CDS encoding helix-turn-helix domain-containing protein, whose translation is MSLDRRSGLDRRRRDIGPPRGQVERRRGNRVGEGGYDDDAALKIAMKAVQLYAESHPRPGHVTQEQAAEMLGISRATVSRMVKFGTLKLNMVGRIPMSDIDKALLVD
- a CDS encoding laminin B domain-containing protein codes for the protein MKSLQILVCSLLAAPALAFGGVVQVASSDFNSGTEGWTTTGLTLASGYEPADGAPGGYFFGRSKGVGSADFISEPFYFVAPTSYLANAAEAYGSFLSYDIKRFVGYENVLLGGYPELILSGAGLRLAYTDMNINNIWTNHVVPLYETGTSQEHGLTASWVIEGSALQPTKQQMVDVLDSLDGLFIRGSYSAYGNEKIGIDNVTLFAVPEPGTPLLAALGLLVLAARRRHQR